Within Halorubrum lacusprofundi ATCC 49239, the genomic segment CCGGTTCATCGAGCAGTATCCGGTCGCCGAGACGGTCGGTGCCGAGAACTCGTGGGTCGGCGATCTCGCCGAGCTGTCGAATCCGACCTTCGACGGGATCATGCAGGCGTATGAGTCCGGCCAGCTCGACCCGCTCATCAACTTCGCGTCAGAGCAGGCGACCCTGCTGGCGAGCACCCTCTCGGGGCTCGTGTTGAGTCTCCTCATCACGATCGTCGTCACCTACTACCTGCTGCTCGACGGCTCGAAGTTTCACGAGTGGCTCCTCACGTTCGACGACGACGCCGTTGTGCGCGAGTACCTGGAGGCGGTCGATGCCGAGCTAGAGGCGGTGCTGTACGGGAACCTGCTCAACGTCATCGCCATCTCGATCATCGCCGTCGTGGCCTACACCGGATACAACGTGATCGCCCCGGAACTCGTCGAGGTGCCGTACCCGGCGCTCGCCGGTGCGCTCACGGGTGTCGCCAGCCTGATCCCCGTGATCGGGATGAAGATCGTGTACCTCCCACTCGCGGCGGTGACCGCGGTCCCGGCGGCCCTCGGCGACGAGATCTCCGCACTCGTGTACGTGGCCGGGTTCCTCGTCCTCGCCGCGATCGTCGTCGACACGATCCCCGACATCGTGCTCCGGCCCTACTTCAGCGGGAAGACCACTCACGTCGGGCTGCTCATGCTCGCGTACATCTTCGGCCCGGTGGTGTTCGGGTTCCACGGGCTGTTCCTCGCGCCGATCGTACTCGTGTTAGCGCTCACGTTCGCCGACACCGCCCTGATACGGCTGCTCGGCGGCGACCCCGAGGAAGTCGGTCCGGAGGTGCCGCGCGGACAGCGCCAACTCGACGAGTTCTGATCGGGCCGCGGGGTCCGGCGCTCGGGCCGAAAGAATAAACGCCCGCCTGACGACCGGGGTGACGTATGCGTGTACACGTTATCGGTCTCGGAGGCGCCGGCGGCCGAATCATCGACCGGCTCGCCGCCGACAGCGACGGGGACCGGTTCCTGCAGGGCCTCAACGCGTTCGACACCGACGCGGCCGCGCTCGACGCCCTCCGGTCGATCGACGAGTCCCGGCGGTATCGCTTCGGCGACGCGGCCGGCGGGGGCGGGCTCGACGGCGACCTCCACGCGGCCCGGCGGCTCGGCGACGCTCACGCCAGCGAGCTCGGCCGAGCGATAGACGATCAACAGCCGTCGCTCGCGGAGGCGTTCGTCCTCGTTGTCGGGCTCGGGGGCGGTGCGGGCGCGGGTGTCGCGCCGGCGCTGGCCGAGGAGCTGACGCGGCTCTACGACGTCCCCATCTACGCCGTCGGGCTGCTCCCGACGCCCGCGGAGTCCGAGCCCGACGAGCCCGGTAAGGCCGATTCTCCTCGCACGGCAGGGGACGACTCCGAGGATCGCCCTCCAAAGCGTCCCCTCGCGGAGAAGAACGCGGCGCGGACCCTCAATGCGCTCTCGGACCGCTGTGCGGCGATCGTTCCATTCGATAACGACGACTGGCTCCGTCCCGGTGAAACGCTCGTCGACGCCCGCGACCGGCTGAACGGGGTCGTCGCCGAGCGGATCGCGGCGCTGTTCGGCGCCGGCGAGGCCGATGACGCGGCCTCGACGCCCCAGCAGGTGCTCGACGCGAGCGACGTTGCTCGGGCCGTCGGCGACGACGGGGAGATCGCCGCCATTGGCCACGCGACGCAGGCGGTCGAGCCGCCCGAGTCGGGATCGCGGTTCGGGCTCGGGCTGTTCGGCTCCTCGGAGCCGGCAGAGGTGGACACGAGCGCCGCGGTGTCGGCGATCGAGACGACGATCCGGAAGGCGGCCCGCGGGAAGAACACCGTCGAGGTACCGGACGGGCGGGCCGACCGGACCCTACTCGTGGTTGGCGGGCCGCCAGCGTGGCTCAACCGCGAGGCGATCGCGGACGGGCGGCGGTGGCTCGCCGACGAGACGGGTTCCGGCGCAATTTTGACCGGCGACGCCCCGGTCCCGGGCGGCGACGAGGTGTTCGCGCTGGTGGTGCGCTCGGGGATCGACGAGTCGACCCGAATCCGCGAGATCCGGGAGTCGATCGCGTGAGGCGGGTTTCCGACATCTCCCCCGTTTTGCCCCCGACCCGAACTCGTTAACCGGGTGAGGTGCCCAGTACGTCCGTGACCACCCACGCCGACCTCGGGCTCGACCTCGACGTGTGCGACACGGATGCGGTCGCCGACCGGCGCGACGAGCTCGTCGCCGCCGTGCGGGACCACGCCGGAACGATCGCCTACCAGCTCGCCAAGCTGCAGGGCGGCGACTACGGCCGACAGGAGCTGTCGACGCCGGGGGGGACATGGACCGTCAAACACGAGGCTGGCGAGCTGGAGTTCCTCCTGTTCTCGCCGAAGTCGGGCTCGGACGTGTACGTGATCTCGACGCAGCAGCCGCCGGACCCCGCGGACCTCGCGACCGCGCTCGACGACTACGCGAACTTCGTCGCGGCGTGGAACGAGTGGGTCGGATCGCTGTCGGGCGTCCTCGACGGTGTGAGCGCCGAGTTCCCGGAGCCGGACTCGACCGATGGGATTGTCGCCGAGCGCGATCGGGTGCTAGACCGCGTGCGCGAGACGTGTTCGGTCATGGCCGGTGAGATCTACCGATACGAGGGCGACAACTACGGGACCTTCACTGCCCGCGTCGACGGCGACCGATGGGAGCTGAAGTGGGATGAGGGGACCGTCTCGTATCTCCGGGTGGGCGGATCGGGCGGCCTCTATATCCTCTCGCAGTACGAGGCGCCGTCGGCGGCCGACGTGCGCGAGTACGCCGACTCGTTCCGGGGGTTCGTCGAAGCGTACAACGAGTTTGTCGCGGAGTTAGAAAGCGATCTCGCGGCGGTCGAGCTATAGACGAAGGGGGGTCCTTTTCAGACGCAGTCTGACCACGAATGTGTGTATTTCGTTGTTCGATGTGAGAATATTTATGCACTAACATCCGGTATCGCCGGCTATGACGATCACTCTGCCGGGACCCACGCTCGGCGTCGTCGGCGGCGGCCAACTGGGTCGCATGATCGGTGAAGCGGTCGCGCCGCTCGGCGTCGATATCATCGTATTGGACCCGACGCCCGGCTGTCCGGCCAGCCCCGTCGTCAGCGACCAGATCGTCGCTGGCTTCGACGACCCAGAGGGGATCCGCGAACTGGCGAGCCGAGCCGACGCCCTGACGTTCGAGATCGAGTTGGCTGACCCGGACCTGATGGCCGAGGCCGCCGCCGAACACGACGTACCCGTCCACCCCGACCCGGACACGCTCCGTACCATTCAGGACAAGCTCGTTCAGAAGGAGGCGCTGGTCGACGCCGGGATCCCCGTCCCCGAGTTCGTCGCGGTCGCCACCGCCGAGGGGCTCGAACGCGTCGTCGAGGAGTACGGCGGCGTCATGCTGAAGGCCCGCGAGGGCGGGTACGACGGCCGCGGGAACGTACCTGTCGACGAGCCCGCGGACGCCGCCGACGCGCTCGACGAGATCGGCGGCGCCGCGATGGCCGAGGAGTTCCTCGACTTCGAGCGCGAGATCGCCGTGATGGGGCTGAAGGGGGCCGACGGCGAGACGCGGACCTACCCGGTCACCGAGACGATTCACCGCGAGGAGATCCTCCGCGAGAGCGTCGCGCCGGCCCGGACGGACGACGCGGTCGTCGCCGAGGCCGAGTCGGTCGCGCGCGACGTGCTCGACGTGCTCGACGGCCGGGGCGTCTTCGGGATCGAGCTGTTCGAGACCCGCGACGGCGAGGTGCTCGTCAACGAGATCGCGCCGCGGCCGCACAACTCCGGCCACTGGACCATCGAGGGCGCGCGCACCTCGCAGTTCGAGAACCACGTCCGGGCGGTCCTCGGGTGGCCGCTCGGGTCGACCGACCTCGTCGCGCCGGCGGTCACAGCGAACGTGCTCGGGGATGTCGAGGAGACGCAGCCCGCGGCGCTGTCGGGCGTTGAGGAGGTTCTCGCGGCGCCCGAGGCCGACGTACACTGGTACGGGAAAGACGACGTGCGCCCGCTTCGGAAGATGGGGCACCTGACGGCGACGGACCGTGATGCTAACGCCGATCGCGACGCCCTGCTCTCCCGATCGCGAGACCTCCGGGACGGGCTGACGTTCCGGAACGCGTAGCTGCGAACCGATCGGTCGTCACGAGTTCCGGTCGATCCACGCGCAGAAGGCGTCGAAGTCACGTGCTCCCCCACTCTCGGCGATGTTTCTGAGCGTTCCTTTCCGAACTTCGTCGTGCAACGGGACCGTGACGTGTCGTTTGTCCTCCTCGTACGTCGGATGCTCGTAGTAGAGCTGTGCGTGGTCGCCGGCGGTTCGTCGCCACTCGAAGCCGCCGCGGTTGACGAGTACCTTCACGACCTCTCGCCCGGAAAACGTACGCCTCGCCACGCTATTCGAGAACGTCGGGCGGCTTCGTGTCTCCGGTCGCGTTCTCCTCGGGATCGATCCCGAGTTCCCGAAGCTCTTCGTCGGTCGGTTCGCGACCGATCTCTCCCCGGTGGAGCGCGACAGCCTCATCGAGGTTCTCTAGCGCCTCGGATCGGGACACGCCCTGCGTCGTGACGCCCGTTCCCACGTCTCGAGCGATCCACCAGTCGTCCTCTCGCCAGAGCCGGATCTCGCCTTCGTGATCCGACCCGTTTTCCGTCGAACTTGCCATTACCGTACAGTTCGAGCGATTTCGTTGATAAGGGTTGGGCAGGCAAACGACTGATACGAGTGTGCTGACCCGCTTCGGTCGCATCTCCGCTCTGCGCCCGAGACGACGGACCGATCCGCAGTCGCCGCATCCGGGAGTTCCTTGTAGCCCTCCGCCGAACCCGCGTCCATGACCACGGTGCAGGACCTGATCGATCGACTCGAAGCGGAGGCGGCGGCCGACGCCGACCCGGAGACCACCCCCGACGTGGGGATCATCATGGGGTCGGACTCGGACCTCCCGACGATGGAGGGGGCGTACGACGCGCTCGACGAGCTCGGGTTCGCCGAGCAGACCGACTTCGACGACGCGCCCGACGCGCGGTTCACCTACGAGAGCTACGTCGTCTCCGCGCACCGGACGCCGGAGCTCATGTACGCGTACGGGGAGACCGCGGCGGCCCGGGGGCTCGACATCGTGATTGCGGGTGCGGGTGGGAAATCCGCTGACCTCCCGAACATGACCGCGTCGCTCGCGTACCCGATCCCGGTGATCGGCGTCCCGGTTCAGGAGAAGTCGGTCGACTCCGTCATCGGGATGCCCACGGGCGCCCCGATCGTCGCGGTCGACGCCGGCAAGTCGTTCAACGCGGGGCTCTCCGCCGCGCAGGTGCTCGCGCGCGAGCACGACGCGATCGAGGAACGGCTGATCGAGTACCACGAGGAGCTGAAAGGCGGCGTCGCAGAGGTGTCGGCCGACCTGCATGACCTCGGAATCGACGGGTTCCGCGATCGGAACGAGCCGTAGTACTGGCTGGACAGCCGAAACGACACCCGACCCCGATCGTTTGTCCGGCTTGCTGGCCGGCGTTTTCGGCGACGTGGGGGCGTTGCGGTGAAGACTCAACGCTTATGAGGGGGCGGTCCAAACCCCAGCACGTTACGGAGACCTATATGAGCGATTGGATAGCGATTGGCGCCTTGGCGGTCGTCGGCCTGGTCATCCCGCTAGCGATGATGTCCGTGTCGGCGTTGCTCCGTCCGAGTGTGCCTGAGACCGGTAAAAGTACCACCTACGAGTCCGGCGAGACCCCGACAGGCGGGACGCGGATCCGGTTCAACATCCAGTACTACATGGTCGCGCTGTTGTTCGTCGTGTTCGACATCGAGACCGTGTTACTGTTCCCGTGGGCCGTCATCTACCGTCCGGCGATCAGTGCGGGCGTGCCGATGATCGACCTACTGTGGCCGATGTTGGCCTTCGTCGGCGTCCTCGCAGTCGGGCTCGTCTGGGCGTGGCGCTCCGGCGCCATCAGCTGGGCCCGGAGTCCCCGCGCGACCAGTCGAAAGACGGAGCGTGACCTCAACTAATGAGCAGCGATCAACCATTCATCACCGACGAATCGCAAGTCGTAACCGAGACCCGCGACAGCCGGATGACCGGGCAGGGAGACCGATTCAACTCCCGTCTTCGCGAGGCGTTCGGCTCCTCGCCGTTCATCCTCACCAAGTTCGATAAGTTCCTGAACTGGTGTCGTGGATCCTCGATGTTCATGCTGCAGTTCGGTATCGCCTGCTGCAGCATCGAGATGATGCACACTTACGCGGTGAAACACGACCTCGACCGCTTCGGGTCGGGTGTCCCCCGTGCGTCGCCGCGGCAAGCCGACGTGATGATCGTCCCCGGGACGATCGTCTCGAAGTTCGCGCCGCGGATGAAGCGCGTGTACGACCAGATGCCCGAGCCGAAGTTCGTGGTCGGCATGGGTTCCTGTACTATCTCCGGCGGTCCGTTCCAGGAGGGGTACAACGTGATCAAGGGCGCCGAGGAGGTCATCCCGATCGATATCCACGTCCCCGGCTGCCCGCCCCGTCCGGAGGCGCTCGTCTACGGCGTCGTGAAGCTGCAGGAGCGCGTCGCCAACGGCGAGGCCGCGCCCGTCACCGTCAAGCCGTACGAGCTGGAGGAGTTCTCCGACCTCGAACGCGACGAGCTTGTCGACAAGCTCGCCGATCAGGTCGAAGACGACGAACTCGTTATGCGGTACAACTTCGCTGATTCACCATGAGCCTCGAACGACCCGACTCCGTCGATGACGGCGCCGGCGAGCGCACTCCCGACGAGCTGGAGGCGCTCTTGGGCGACCTCGTCGTCGACCGCGACGACCACCTGAACGCGCCCGGGTTCGTTATTCGGCCCGACACCGTCCAGGAGACGCTCTCGATCCTGAAAGAGCAGGCGGGATACGACCACCTCTCGGTGGTGTCCGCACAGGAGTACGAGAACCGGTACGAATCGATCTACCACCTGAAGAAGTTCGACGACCCGACCCAGGAGGTCAGCGTCGTCGTCCCCGCCGACAAGGACGACCCCGTCTCCGAGTCGGCCGAGCCCGTCTTCCGCACCGCCGACTGGCACGAACGGGAGGCGTACGATCTGATCGGCATCGAGTACGACGACCACCCCGATCTACGCCGGATCCTACTCCCCGAGACGTGGCAGGGCCATCCCCTCTCGATGGACTACGACCAGGACCGGCCGCAGATCGCTAGTCTCCCGGAGCACGCGAACCCGCTGCAGGAGCACCACAAGGACGCTGAGTCCGACACGATGTTTCTCAACATCGGGCCGCACCACCCTGCGACCCACGGGGTGCTCCACCTGAAGACGGTCCTCGACGGCGAGCAGGTCGTCGACGTCGAGCCCGACATCGGCTACCTCCACCGCAGCGAGGAGCAGATGGCGCAGTCGGGGACGTACCGTCACCAGATCATGCCGTACCCAGACCGCTGGGACTACATCTCGGCGGGCCTGCTCAATGAGTGGGCGTACGCCCGCGCGGCCGAGGACCTCGCCGACATCGAGGTGCCCGAGTACGCGCAGGTCATCCGCACGATGGGTGCCGAGATGTGTCGGATCGCCGCACACATGCTCGCGCTCGCCACCTTCGCGCTCGACATTAACGGCGACTTCACGGCGACGTTCATGTACGCCATCAACGACCGCGAGCGCGTCCAGAACCTCTTGGAGGATCTGACGGGCCAGCGGCTGATGTTCAACTACTTCCGGCTCGGCGGCGTGGTCTGGGACCTGCCGGAGCCGCGCGACGAGTTCTTCTCGAAGACTCGGGACTTCCTCGACCACCTCCCGGAGTCCGTCGAGGAGTACCACAATCTCATCACCTCCAACGAGATTTTCCAGATGCGGACGATCGACACGGGAATCTTGCCGCCGGAGGTCGCCAAGAACTACGGCGCGACCGGTCCCGTCGCTCGCGGATCGGGGGTCGACTACGATCTGCGCCGCGACGACCCGTACGGGTACTACGACGAGCTCGATTGGGACGTCATCACCGAGGACGGCTGCGACAACTTCAGCCGTCTGCTCGTTCGGATGCGCGAGGTCGAGGAGTCGGCGAAGATCATCGAGCAGTGTGTCGACCTGCTCGAAGACTGGCCGGAAGACGAGCGCAACATCCAGGCGAACGTGCCGCGCACGCTGCGTCCGGATGACGACACCGAGATCTATCGCGCCGTCGAGGGCGCGAAGGGAGAGCTCGGCATCTACATCCGGGCCGACGGCACCGATAAGCCGGCTCGGTTCAAGATCCGATCGCCCTGCTTCTCGAACCTCCAGACGCTTCCGGAGATGGCGAACGGGGAGTACATCCCCGACGTGGTCGCCGCGCTCGGTAGCCTGGACATCGTTCTCGGGGAGGTGGACCGCTGATGGGGACGGCACCCGCACAGCTGTTTCCCGAGTTCCTCGTCGACACGTTCGGACTTCCGGGCGTGCTCGGTGAGGTCGTCGCCTCGCTGATCGGGGCGGCGCTCGTCGCCAACATCATCCTCGCGTTCTCCGGCATCGCCGGACCGTGGGCGAAACGGAAGATCACGGCCGCGTTCACCGACCGGATCGCGGTCAACCGGATCGGGCCCTTCGGGCTACTCATTATCCCGGCGGCGGCCGTCCAGCTGCTCGCGAAGGAGCTTATCATCCCCGAGGGGGTCGACCGCCCGACGTGGGATATCGCTCCGATCCTCCTGCCGGCGTCGGCGATGCTCGGGTTCTCCGTGATCCCGATGGGCCAGATCGGCCCGCTGAACATTCACCTCGCCGACCCCGAAGTCGGGCTGGCGCTGGTGTTCGCGTTCGCCTCCATCGCTTCAGTCTCGCTGGTGATGGCCGGCTACGCGTCGAACAACAAGTACTCGCTTCTCGGCGGGCTCCGCGCCGTCGCGCAGAACCTCGCGTACGAGATCCCGCTCATCGTCACCGCGATGTCGGTCGTGGTCTTCGCAGGGACGCTCCAGATAAGCGGTGTCGTCGGGGCGCAGACGGAGACGCTCGTGACGATCGCCGGCTTCGACATCCCGGCGTGGTTCGCGTTCGTGAACCCGTTCGCGTTCGTGCTGTTCCTCACGGCGAACATGGCGGAGATCGGGCGGAATCCGTTCGACATCCCCGAGGCACCGACGGAGATTGTCGGGGGGTACCAGACGGAGTACTCATCGGCGTACTTCGTCCTGTTTTACCTCGGCGAGTTCGTCCACATCTTCCTCGGCGGTGCGATCCTCTCCGTGGTGTTCCTCGGCGGCGCGTCCGGTCCGGGCCCGGAGAGCATCAGCTTCATCTGGTTCGTGGTGAAGGTCTGGGGCTTCTTCCTGTTCACGCAGTGGGCCCGCGCGGCAATCCCTCGCGTCCGGATCGATCAGCTGATCGAGATCGGCTGGAAAGGGATGTTAGTGCTGTCGTTCGCGAACCTGGTGCTCACGGCCGTAATCGTGGGGGTGATCGCCTGATATGATCGGACTCATGAAATCGATGGCGACGACGATGAAACACGCGCTGGACGGGAAGACGTTCACGGTGGAATACCCGGAGGAAGCGCCCGAGGTGAGTCCGCGCTTCCGTGGCGTCCACAAGTTCAGCCAGGAGCGGTGTATCTGGTGTCGGCAGTGTGAAAACGTCTGCCCGAACGACACGATTCAGATCGTTCAGGACGACCAACGCAACGGCGAGCAGTACAACCTCCACATCGGGCAGTGCATCTACTGCCGACTGTGCGAGGAGGTCTGTCCCGTTGACGCCATCCTGTTGACACAGAACTTCGAGTTCACCGCGGACACGAAAGACGACTTCGTGTTCAACAAAGAACAGCTCAAGAACGTCCCGTGGTACAAGGGAATCGACCCGCTGGAGTCCCGGAACCCCGATCGCGGCGCGTGGATCGGGGAGGGAGACGGCGAGGTCGACTACCAGTAACGGGCGCGTCTCGAAATCTTCAAAGGGACTCTCATAGGAGACAAACACAATGGTTTATGCTACCATCGCGTTCGGGCTGTTCGCCGCGGTCACGCTGGCGTTCGGCCTCGGGGTCGTCCTGGCGCGCGACGTGTTCCACGCCGCGTTGCTTCTGGGCGGTGCCCTGACGAGCGTTGCGGTGCACTACGTGATGCTGCAGGCGGAGTTTATCGCCGCCATGCAGATCCTCGTCTACGTGGGCGGGGTCTTGATTCTCGTCACGTTCGCCGTGATGCTCACGCGATCGGACACGGAAACGGAGGTGAATAGCGCATGAGTAACGACGACTCCCGGAGCCGCGGGCGTCTCGTGCCCGCAGTCGCGGTCGGACTCCTGTTCGCCATCATGGCACTGACGGTGCTGTCGGCCGACTTCGGCGAAGTTGCTGCGTTCCCGGCGGACGCGTCGATCGTCCACAACATTGGGTACGCACTCTTCAACCTCAGCGAGTACGAGCTCGGCTCGGTGCCGTCCGAGGGCTTCCTCGCCGCGTTCCTGATCGCGGCGGTCGCGCTCGACGTGGCCGTCGACGGCGCCATCTACCTGGCGAAACGCGAGAAGGACGGCTCCATCGTCTCCGCGATGAGCACTGTGCTCACCGACGGCGGGCGCGAGGGAGGTGAGCGGCAATGACCGCCGTCGCTTCTTCGATCCCGCCCCAGTGGTACCTGCTGCTCGCCGCCGGGGTGTTCTGTATCGGCCTGTTCGGAGTGCTCACGCGGCGAGACGCGCTGTACTTCCTGATGAGTATCGAGCTCATGATGAACGCCGCGAACATCAACTTCGTCGCGTTCGCGCTGTACTACGGCGATCTCACGGGGCAAGTGTTCGCACTGTTCGTCATCGCGCTTGCGGCCGCGGAGGTCGCGATCGGGATCGGCATCATCCTCGTGTTGTACCGTAACTTCGGGGTCACCGACGTGACCGTTCCAACGGAGATGAGGTGGTAACATGATAGATGTGTTCTCATACGTTCCGGCGATCGTTCTCCTCCCGTTCTTCTCGTTCCTGATCGCCCTCGGTGTCGGGAAGTATCTCCCGAAGGGGGGCGCCTTCGGCGGCATCGCGGCGACGGCAGGATCGTTCCTGCTCTCGCTGTGGGTGCTCGCGACGGTCGCAGGCGGGGAGGCGGCGAACCGTACGCTCTACACGTGGGCGAGCGCGGGCGGCATCGGTCCGACGGATGTCGAGCTGTCATTCGGTATTCTGATCGACCCCCTATCGGCGCTCATGCTCGTCATCGTGACGCTCGTGGCGCTTCTGGTCCACGTGTTCTCGCTCGGCTACATGAACGACGAGGGCGAGACGGGGCTGCCCCGGTACTACGCCGGGCTCGGCCTGTTCACGGCCTCGATGCTTGGGTTCGTCGTCGCCGACAACCTGCTGATGGCGTTCATGTTCTTCGAGCTGGTCGGGCTCTGCTCGTACCTGCTCATCGGCTTCAACTTCCGAGAGCCCGGCCCGCCGTCGGCGGCGAAGAAGGCGTTCCTCGTCACGCGGTTCGGGGACTACTTCTTCCTGATCGGCGTCGTCGCCGTGCTCGCGACGTTCGGCACCGCACAGTTCGCCGGTGAGGGGTCGTTCCCCGCGCTCGCCGACGCGGCGCTCAACGGTTCCGGATCGGTCGCGTGGACACCCGGCGGAGTCGAACTGCAGACGTGGCTGACGGTCGTCGGCCTGCTTGTGTTGGGCGGCGTCGTCGGGAAATCTGCGCAGTTCCCGCTGCACACGTGGC encodes:
- a CDS encoding AI-2E family transporter, with protein sequence MDEKRFVIALFGLAVGALVGFIAYRFVAPLTVAVFLYYSTRRLFHRLERFRLPARVRAMSALSLIAVPLIGLLSYTMLLLVIEARRFIEQYPVAETVGAENSWVGDLAELSNPTFDGIMQAYESGQLDPLINFASEQATLLASTLSGLVLSLLITIVVTYYLLLDGSKFHEWLLTFDDDAVVREYLEAVDAELEAVLYGNLLNVIAISIIAVVAYTGYNVIAPELVEVPYPALAGALTGVASLIPVIGMKIVYLPLAAVTAVPAALGDEISALVYVAGFLVLAAIVVDTIPDIVLRPYFSGKTTHVGLLMLAYIFGPVVFGFHGLFLAPIVLVLALTFADTALIRLLGGDPEEVGPEVPRGQRQLDEF
- a CDS encoding cell division protein FtsZ, which codes for MRVHVIGLGGAGGRIIDRLAADSDGDRFLQGLNAFDTDAAALDALRSIDESRRYRFGDAAGGGGLDGDLHAARRLGDAHASELGRAIDDQQPSLAEAFVLVVGLGGGAGAGVAPALAEELTRLYDVPIYAVGLLPTPAESEPDEPGKADSPRTAGDDSEDRPPKRPLAEKNAARTLNALSDRCAAIVPFDNDDWLRPGETLVDARDRLNGVVAERIAALFGAGEADDAASTPQQVLDASDVARAVGDDGEIAAIGHATQAVEPPESGSRFGLGLFGSSEPAEVDTSAAVSAIETTIRKAARGKNTVEVPDGRADRTLLVVGGPPAWLNREAIADGRRWLADETGSGAILTGDAPVPGGDEVFALVVRSGIDESTRIREIRESIA
- the purK gene encoding 5-(carboxyamino)imidazole ribonucleotide synthase, with amino-acid sequence MTITLPGPTLGVVGGGQLGRMIGEAVAPLGVDIIVLDPTPGCPASPVVSDQIVAGFDDPEGIRELASRADALTFEIELADPDLMAEAAAEHDVPVHPDPDTLRTIQDKLVQKEALVDAGIPVPEFVAVATAEGLERVVEEYGGVMLKAREGGYDGRGNVPVDEPADAADALDEIGGAAMAEEFLDFEREIAVMGLKGADGETRTYPVTETIHREEILRESVAPARTDDAVVAEAESVARDVLDVLDGRGVFGIELFETRDGEVLVNEIAPRPHNSGHWTIEGARTSQFENHVRAVLGWPLGSTDLVAPAVTANVLGDVEETQPAALSGVEEVLAAPEADVHWYGKDDVRPLRKMGHLTATDRDANADRDALLSRSRDLRDGLTFRNA
- a CDS encoding type II toxin-antitoxin system HicA family toxin — its product is MARRTFSGREVVKVLVNRGGFEWRRTAGDHAQLYYEHPTYEEDKRHVTVPLHDEVRKGTLRNIAESGGARDFDAFCAWIDRNS
- a CDS encoding type II toxin-antitoxin system HicB family antitoxin, with product MASSTENGSDHEGEIRLWREDDWWIARDVGTGVTTQGVSRSEALENLDEAVALHRGEIGREPTDEELRELGIDPEENATGDTKPPDVLE
- the purE gene encoding 5-(carboxyamino)imidazole ribonucleotide mutase, yielding MTTVQDLIDRLEAEAAADADPETTPDVGIIMGSDSDLPTMEGAYDALDELGFAEQTDFDDAPDARFTYESYVVSAHRTPELMYAYGETAAARGLDIVIAGAGGKSADLPNMTASLAYPIPVIGVPVQEKSVDSVIGMPTGAPIVAVDAGKSFNAGLSAAQVLAREHDAIEERLIEYHEELKGGVAEVSADLHDLGIDGFRDRNEP
- a CDS encoding NADH-quinone oxidoreductase subunit A, yielding MSDWIAIGALAVVGLVIPLAMMSVSALLRPSVPETGKSTTYESGETPTGGTRIRFNIQYYMVALLFVVFDIETVLLFPWAVIYRPAISAGVPMIDLLWPMLAFVGVLAVGLVWAWRSGAISWARSPRATSRKTERDLN
- a CDS encoding NADH-quinone oxidoreductase subunit B, which produces MSSDQPFITDESQVVTETRDSRMTGQGDRFNSRLREAFGSSPFILTKFDKFLNWCRGSSMFMLQFGIACCSIEMMHTYAVKHDLDRFGSGVPRASPRQADVMIVPGTIVSKFAPRMKRVYDQMPEPKFVVGMGSCTISGGPFQEGYNVIKGAEEVIPIDIHVPGCPPRPEALVYGVVKLQERVANGEAAPVTVKPYELEEFSDLERDELVDKLADQVEDDELVMRYNFADSP
- a CDS encoding NADH-quinone oxidoreductase subunit D, translating into MSLERPDSVDDGAGERTPDELEALLGDLVVDRDDHLNAPGFVIRPDTVQETLSILKEQAGYDHLSVVSAQEYENRYESIYHLKKFDDPTQEVSVVVPADKDDPVSESAEPVFRTADWHEREAYDLIGIEYDDHPDLRRILLPETWQGHPLSMDYDQDRPQIASLPEHANPLQEHHKDAESDTMFLNIGPHHPATHGVLHLKTVLDGEQVVDVEPDIGYLHRSEEQMAQSGTYRHQIMPYPDRWDYISAGLLNEWAYARAAEDLADIEVPEYAQVIRTMGAEMCRIAAHMLALATFALDINGDFTATFMYAINDRERVQNLLEDLTGQRLMFNYFRLGGVVWDLPEPRDEFFSKTRDFLDHLPESVEEYHNLITSNEIFQMRTIDTGILPPEVAKNYGATGPVARGSGVDYDLRRDDPYGYYDELDWDVITEDGCDNFSRLLVRMREVEESAKIIEQCVDLLEDWPEDERNIQANVPRTLRPDDDTEIYRAVEGAKGELGIYIRADGTDKPARFKIRSPCFSNLQTLPEMANGEYIPDVVAALGSLDIVLGEVDR
- a CDS encoding complex I subunit 1/NuoH family protein — encoded protein: MGTAPAQLFPEFLVDTFGLPGVLGEVVASLIGAALVANIILAFSGIAGPWAKRKITAAFTDRIAVNRIGPFGLLIIPAAAVQLLAKELIIPEGVDRPTWDIAPILLPASAMLGFSVIPMGQIGPLNIHLADPEVGLALVFAFASIASVSLVMAGYASNNKYSLLGGLRAVAQNLAYEIPLIVTAMSVVVFAGTLQISGVVGAQTETLVTIAGFDIPAWFAFVNPFAFVLFLTANMAEIGRNPFDIPEAPTEIVGGYQTEYSSAYFVLFYLGEFVHIFLGGAILSVVFLGGASGPGPESISFIWFVVKVWGFFLFTQWARAAIPRVRIDQLIEIGWKGMLVLSFANLVLTAVIVGVIA
- a CDS encoding NuoI/complex I 23 kDa subunit family protein, whose amino-acid sequence is MIGLMKSMATTMKHALDGKTFTVEYPEEAPEVSPRFRGVHKFSQERCIWCRQCENVCPNDTIQIVQDDQRNGEQYNLHIGQCIYCRLCEEVCPVDAILLTQNFEFTADTKDDFVFNKEQLKNVPWYKGIDPLESRNPDRGAWIGEGDGEVDYQ
- a CDS encoding NADH-quinone oxidoreductase subunit J; translation: MVYATIAFGLFAAVTLAFGLGVVLARDVFHAALLLGGALTSVAVHYVMLQAEFIAAMQILVYVGGVLILVTFAVMLTRSDTETEVNSA
- the nuoK gene encoding NADH-quinone oxidoreductase subunit NuoK, with amino-acid sequence MTAVASSIPPQWYLLLAAGVFCIGLFGVLTRRDALYFLMSIELMMNAANINFVAFALYYGDLTGQVFALFVIALAAAEVAIGIGIILVLYRNFGVTDVTVPTEMRW